One window of Solwaraspora sp. WMMA2056 genomic DNA carries:
- the uvrC gene encoding excinuclease ABC subunit UvrC, with product MPDPSSYRPAPGTIPDAPGVYRFRDPTGRVIYVGKAKSLRSRLNSYFGDLWQLHQRTQQMVTTAASVDWVTVGSEVEALQLEYLWIKEYDPRFNVRYRDDKSYPYLAVTLDEEFPRLQVMRGAKRKGVRYFGPYSHAWAIRETLDLLLRVFPARTCSAGVFKQAGHVGRPCLLGDIGKCAAPCVGRIDAAGHRAIVEDFCDFMAGRTDTMVRRLEREMRDASDALEFERAARLRDDVAALRKAMEKQTVVLGDGTDADVVAFAEDPLEAAVQVFHVRGGRVRGQRGWVVEKVEELTTADLVHHFCTQVYGPEQGETDVPRELLVPELPADAPALADWLTARRGSRVTLRVPQRGDKRALMETVARNAGESLTRHKLRRASDLTTRGQALEEIAEALGLAAAPLRIECFDVSQIQGTDVVASLVVFEDGLPRKAEYRRFAVRGATDDLSAMSEVLRRRFARHRAPTEQAAAGQEQADGTPDPAETALEATAPAVDPQTGRPRRFAYPPQLIVVDGGAPQVQAAATVLADLGIDDVALCGLAKRLEEVWLPGDDYPVILPRTSEGLYLLQRIRDEAHRFAISYHRQRRSKRMVASGLDQVPGLGEVRRKALLRHFGSVRRLAAATVEEITEVPGIGRRTAETIIAALAGSPDSGADRP from the coding sequence CGGCGTCGGTCGACTGGGTCACCGTCGGCAGCGAGGTCGAGGCACTCCAACTGGAGTACCTCTGGATCAAGGAGTACGACCCCCGGTTCAACGTCCGCTACCGCGACGACAAGTCCTACCCCTACCTGGCGGTGACGCTCGACGAGGAGTTCCCCCGGCTGCAGGTGATGCGCGGCGCCAAGCGCAAAGGGGTGCGCTACTTCGGCCCGTACTCGCACGCCTGGGCGATCCGCGAGACCCTCGACCTGCTGCTGCGGGTCTTTCCCGCCCGGACCTGCTCGGCCGGGGTCTTCAAACAGGCCGGCCACGTCGGGCGGCCCTGCCTGCTGGGTGACATCGGCAAGTGCGCGGCCCCGTGCGTCGGGCGGATCGACGCCGCCGGGCACCGGGCGATCGTCGAGGATTTCTGCGACTTCATGGCGGGCCGGACCGACACGATGGTGCGCCGGCTGGAACGCGAGATGCGTGACGCCTCCGACGCCCTGGAGTTCGAGCGGGCCGCCCGGCTGCGCGACGACGTCGCCGCGCTGCGCAAGGCCATGGAGAAACAGACCGTGGTGCTCGGTGACGGCACCGACGCCGACGTGGTGGCCTTCGCCGAGGATCCGCTCGAAGCCGCCGTTCAGGTGTTCCACGTCCGGGGCGGCCGGGTGCGCGGTCAGCGTGGCTGGGTGGTGGAGAAGGTCGAGGAGCTGACCACCGCCGACCTGGTGCACCACTTCTGCACCCAGGTGTACGGCCCGGAGCAGGGTGAGACCGACGTACCCCGGGAGCTGCTGGTGCCCGAGCTGCCGGCGGACGCCCCGGCGCTCGCCGACTGGTTGACCGCGCGCCGGGGCAGCCGGGTCACCCTGCGGGTGCCGCAACGCGGCGACAAGCGGGCGCTGATGGAGACCGTCGCCCGTAACGCGGGGGAGTCGCTGACCCGGCACAAGCTGCGTCGGGCCAGCGACCTGACCACCCGGGGCCAGGCGTTGGAGGAGATCGCCGAGGCGCTCGGGCTGGCCGCCGCGCCGCTGCGCATCGAGTGTTTCGACGTGTCGCAGATCCAGGGCACCGACGTCGTCGCCAGCCTGGTGGTCTTCGAGGACGGCCTGCCGCGCAAGGCGGAGTACCGCCGGTTCGCGGTCCGGGGCGCGACCGACGACCTGTCGGCGATGAGCGAGGTGCTGCGGCGCCGGTTCGCCCGCCACCGCGCCCCAACGGAACAGGCGGCCGCCGGGCAGGAACAGGCGGACGGTACGCCGGACCCGGCGGAGACCGCGCTGGAGGCGACCGCCCCGGCGGTGGATCCGCAGACCGGCCGGCCGCGCCGGTTCGCGTACCCCCCGCAGTTGATCGTGGTCGACGGCGGCGCCCCACAGGTGCAGGCCGCCGCGACGGTCCTGGCCGACCTCGGCATCGACGACGTGGCGCTGTGCGGGCTGGCCAAACGCCTCGAGGAGGTGTGGCTGCCCGGCGACGACTACCCGGTGATCCTGCCCCGTACCTCCGAAGGGCTCTACCTGCTGCAACGCATCCGCGACGAGGCGCACCGGTTCGCGATCAGCTACCACCGGCAGCGGCGGTCCAAGCGGATGGTCGCCTCCGGCCTGGACCAGGTCCCCGGGCTCGGCGAGGTGCGCCGCAAGGCGCTGCTGCGCCACTTCGGGTCGGTACGGCGACTCGCGGCCGCGACCGTCGAGGAGATCACCGAAGTCCCCGGGATCGGCCGGCGGACCGCGGAGACGATCATCGCTGCGCTCGCCGGGTCGCCGGATAGCGGCGCGGATCGCCCGTAG